One region of Citrus sinensis cultivar Valencia sweet orange chromosome 6, DVS_A1.0, whole genome shotgun sequence genomic DNA includes:
- the LOC102619408 gene encoding protein NRT1/ PTR FAMILY 4.5-like: MGDKVAGIKQKGGFRACTFVFVLSALENMGFIANGISMVLYFKNEMHFDIAGASNTLTNFFGSTFLLCLVGGFISDTYLSRFATCLVFGTLEVLSLVMLTIQAYSKSLHPPDCGKSSCLKGAIAAYFYGSLYLYSLGCGGNRGTLPALGAGQFDENDPKGAKALASYFNFYLFATTLAAMIGVTAIVYVFIDQGWWLGFLISSVATLIGLIALAIGKPFYRIQQPGESPLVRVAQVIVVAIKNRKLSLPDNPEELYEINKIERVGTEERIPHTNQFRCLDKAAIVPKDSTAAAPWRVCTVTQVEEVKILARMMPILASTIIMNTCLAQLQTLSVTQGAYMDPRLGSIKVPTPSIPVLPLLFMAILIPIYEFLFVPFARKITGHPAGITQLQRVGVGLVLSVISMTIAGFVEVKRRNAFNQSPPKQISLFWLSFQYCIFGIADMFTFVGLLEFFYKEAPAGMRTLSTSFTFLSLSFGNFLSSAFVEIINAVTKRITPSRQGWLHGKDINKNNANLFYWFLAIVSVLNFVLYLYSAIWYKYKQENYSDAKTTTTSVLDAKEEKIDRDYGEAKQNVPVSSDDDRI; this comes from the exons ATG gGGGACAAGGTGGCTGGTATCAAACAAAAAGGTGGATTCAGAGCTTGCACTTTCGTTTTTG TCTTGTCGGCACTTGAGAACATGGGTTTCATTGCAAATGGGATAAGCATGGTCctttactttaaaaatgaGATGCACTTTGATATTGCTGGCGCTTCTAACACTCTCACAAACTTTTTCGGTTCAACTTTCTTGCTTTGCCTCGTCGGCGGCTTCATCTCCGATACCTATTTGAGCAGATTTGCCACTTGTTTGGTCTTCGGAACACTCGAAGTACTG TCGTTGGTGATGTTAACAATACAAGCCTACTCAAAAAGTTTGCATCCACCTGATTGTGGAAAATCAAGCTGTCTAAAAGGTGCAATAGCAGCTTATTTTTATGGATCATTGTATTTGTACTCATTGGGTTGTGGTGGAAATAGAGGGACTCTTCCAGCACTTGGGGCAGgccaatttgatgaaaatgatcCAAAGGGAGCGAAGGCTTTGGCCAGCTATTTCAACTTTTACTTGTTTGCTACCACACTTGCAGCTATGATTGGAGTCACCGCCATTGTATATGTTTTCATTGACCAAGGTTGGTGGTTGGGTTTCCTCATATCATCTGTTGCTACTTTGATTGGATTAATTGCCTTGGCCATCGGAAAGCCTTTCTACCGCATTCAACAGCCCGGCGAGAGCCCCCTTGTCAGAGTTGCGCAG GTTATAGTAGTAGCAATAAAAAACCGAAAGCTCTCACTGCCAGATAACCCGGAAGAACTGTatgagataaataaaatagaaagagTTGGTACAGAGGAAAGAATCCCACACACCAACCAATTTag GTGCCTAGACAAAGCAGCCATTGTTCCCAAAGACTCAACAGCAGCAGCACCGTGGAGAGTTTGCACAGTAACACAAGTTGAAGAAGTGAAGATCCTAGCAAGGATGATGCCAATTTTAGCCAGCACTATCATAATGAATACTTGCCTAGCACAACTACAAACGCTCTCGGTAACACAAGGCGCTTACATGGATCCCCGTCTTGGCTCTATCAAAGTTCCCACCCCTTCAATCCCTGTACTCCCTCTTCTTTTCATGGCAATTCTTATCCCGATCTACGAGTTTTTATTCGTCCCTTTTGCCCGAAAAATCACAGGACACCCCGCAGGAATCACACAGCTTCAGCGCGTTGGCGTAGGGCTAGTGCTTTCAGTAATTTCAATGACAATAGCAGGCTTTGTGGAAGTTAAAAGAAGGAATGCATTCAATCAAAGTCCACCAAAgcaaataagtttattttggCTATCATTTCAATATTGCATATTTGGTATAGCAGACATGTTTACTTTTGTTGGATTGCTTGAATTCTTCTACAAAGAAGCTCCCGCGGGCATGAGAACACTTTCTACTTCATTTACATTTTTGTCACTGTCATTTGGCAACTTCCTAAGCAGTGCTTTTGTTGAAATCATAAACGCCGTGACCAAAAGGATAACTCCCAGCAGACAAGGATGGTTACATGGGAAAGACATAAACAAGAACAATGCGAATCTGTTTTACTGGTTCTTGGCCATTGTTAGTGTTCtaaattttgttctttatttgtaCTCAGCCATTTGGTACAAGTACAAGCAAGAGAATTATTCTGATGCTAAgacaacaacaacatcagTTCTTGATGCCAAGGAAGAAAAGATTGATCGGGACTATGGTGAAGCAAAGCAAAATGTACCTGTCTCTTCTGATGATGATcgtatttga